The Actinocorallia herbida DNA window GGGCTGGTGCGGGGGTTTCACCACCTTCTCCACCCACATCGTCGAGACGCTCCACCTCGCCTCGCACACCTCCCGCGCGAAGGCACTCGCCAATCTGTTCCTCATGCTCGTGGCCTGCACCTTCGCCGCCGGGCTCCTCTTCTGGCTCATCGCCTGACGGGCACCGCACGACGCGGCGCCGCCGTGCCCTCCGGACGCCGGGGTGGCCCGATCTCCTGAGCACACGGCGGAAAGAGGGCTCGCCGACGGGTCCCGAAGCGGCTGATCAACCCACGGAAGAGCAGCGACACCACGTTCTGCCGTACGCGTCCGGACCGCCCCTGCATCCGACGCCAGCATGGCCAGCGGGAACCCGACGCCGGCCGCCACCCTCGCCGCCGGATGCTCCCCGACCACCACCAACACCGCCCGCCTCCGCGATCTCGGCTCCACCTGGGCCAAGGACCTCGCCACCGGCACCTACACCGCCACCCACCACTGCACGAACTCCGACACCCCCGCCACCTGCGGCACGACCGTCTCCGCACTGATGGGCGGCACCCTGCCCCTCGCCGCCCTGATCCCCAACAGCTGATCTGAAGCGGAAACGAAGGGGGCCCGGCAAGCCGGCCCCCTTCCAGAGGTTGACGCCTACGAGATGACCGCCATGTTCGACGCCCTCGGCCCGCAGCACGTTGTCCAGAATTCCGACAACGGTAACGAAACTCATTGTCGTTAGTGGGAGCATGGGCGGGTGACACACCCCCATGCGTCCGACCGCCTCGAAGGACCCCAGCGGTCCTCCCCTTCCGCCCGCCGAACCGCGCGTTCCTCCCCGGGCTCGGACGCGGTATGGCTGCTGTTCGCCCTCGGCTCCATCGTGGTGCTCATCCGGGCGTACGTCGCCCCCGTCCTCACCCAGGAAGCAGTCCTGGCATGGGCGACGATCTTCGTCGCCATCTGCGTGCAGGCGCTGCCTTTCCTGGTGTTCGGGGTCGCGCTCTCCGCCGCGATCACCGCGTTCGTACCCGCACGAACCTGGCAGCGGCTGCTGCCCCGCAACGGGGCCGCGGCGGTTCCCGTCGCCGGTATCGCGGGCGCCGTCCTTCCTGGGTGCGAGTGCGCCTCCGTGCCCGTCGCCGGCGGGCTCATGGCGCGCGGGGTCGCGCCCGCCGCCGCGTTGACCTTCCTGCTGGCGGCACCGGCGATCAACCCGATCGTGATGGTCGCGACGGCGGTCGCGTTCCCCGGACAGCCCGGCATGGTCGCGGCCCGGTTCGGTGCCTCGCTCCTCGTGGCGGTGCTCGCCGGATGGGCGTGGCTGCGCTTCGGCAAGGCCGAGTGGATCCGCATCCCCGCGCCCCCCGCGCACGACAGCGGCAAGTGGGACGCCTACCGCCAGGCCGCCCGGCACGACCTCATGCACGCGGGCGGCTTCCTCATCGTCGGCGCGATCGCCGCGGCCACCATCAACGTCGCCGTGCCGGCGGCATGGGTGAACGCGGTCGCCGGCATCCCCTGGGCGTCAGTGCTGGTCCTCGCGGTGCTCGCCGTGCTGATGTCGATCTGCTCCGAGGCCGACGCGTTCGTCGCGGCCAGCCTGACCTCCTTCTCCCCCACCGCCAAGCTCGCGTTCCTCGTGGTCGGCCCGATGGTCGACCTGAAGCTCATCGCCATGCAGACCGGCTTCTTCGGCCGGGACTTCGCCCTGCGGTTCGTCCCCCTCACCTTCGTGCTGGCCGTCGCCGTCAGCTCTGCCTTCGGAGCCCTTTTCCTGTGACCCGTGCCTTCCAGAACATGCTCATGCTGGTGCTCGGCGGCACGATCCTGTGGATCACGCTCGTCACCGGCCAGGTCACCGACTACGTCAAGCCCGGCCTGCGGTATCCGCTCATCGCCTGCGCCGTGGTGCTGCTCGCCCTCGGCGCCGCGGGAATGCGGCGTGACTGGCACGCAGACCCCGACCATGGCCCGGACGACCACGCGGGCCATCACCACAGCGGGCCGCGCACCGGATGGCTGCTGTGCCTGCCGGTCCTGGTG harbors:
- a CDS encoding permease, translating into MTHPHASDRLEGPQRSSPSARRTARSSPGSDAVWLLFALGSIVVLIRAYVAPVLTQEAVLAWATIFVAICVQALPFLVFGVALSAAITAFVPARTWQRLLPRNGAAAVPVAGIAGAVLPGCECASVPVAGGLMARGVAPAAALTFLLAAPAINPIVMVATAVAFPGQPGMVAARFGASLLVAVLAGWAWLRFGKAEWIRIPAPPAHDSGKWDAYRQAARHDLMHAGGFLIVGAIAAATINVAVPAAWVNAVAGIPWASVLVLAVLAVLMSICSEADAFVAASLTSFSPTAKLAFLVVGPMVDLKLIAMQTGFFGRDFALRFVPLTFVLAVAVSSAFGALFL